DNA sequence from the Narcine bancroftii isolate sNarBan1 chromosome 11, sNarBan1.hap1, whole genome shotgun sequence genome:
TTATGACTACCTGCCAACAATTAACCCTGGAGCTGTGTGAGTTTCAATATGAAAGAGCAATGTATTTAACAGTTAGGAGATTCTCGCAAACAGAATTTCATGGTCGAATTTCTCCCAGCTACCCTTTTAACCCAATGCAGCTATACTCACTCTCTTGAAATATAACATTGCAACCTTTTCATTAATATTCGGCAACAGAAGCAAAGAATTAAAAAAGGATATGTATGAACATTCTTTAATCCAGCATTTGTtggtcaataataattttttttacatttagatgAGCAAGTTTATTCACAGACTTTTAATATTTACAGAATATGCCTTTTTTTCCATGCAAAACTTGAAAATGCATCACGATCATTTACTGAAAGCTTACAGCAGAAGTCAGGTAATGCTTTGGCTTTATAGCTCATCAAGTAAGATGTGTGCAGAACCTTTTTGATTGCAATTGGTTTATAATGACAGACAACAAGATCGTTAGTTGTTTTTAAGCTGCATATtgtcaattaaaatatttattttacatcaGGTGGGTATTTAATTGTGTTTCTCAGTGCAGCATATAGGTAAAAGTAAAcatttacaaatctctggtaaaatTGTTATTTGATGGCTTTTTCTAGAGATTTTCAAGGCACCTGCTTGGGCATATCAGTTGGCTGCACTTCCTGATCAATCTTTCAGTGACCTGCAACCATTAAAAACAAAGTGAGTAATTCAACAGCCAAATCACTTTCTTTACAACTGTCCAGGCTGTGTTCTTGCTAGTCTCGATCTCACCTTGGCTAgatttaagatgggatgtgaggggtcacttcttcactcagagggtggtaggaaTAAGGAATGAACAGCCAGACAAAATGCTAAAGCCAGGTTCATTAGCTTTTTCTAAagaccctttcacacttgcatccctgtAACTCGGCCATTCAGTGTTCCagaataggaatgggggtttggcctttcacactagaccactcctaaccaggGGCCTGAACGCTTTCATATTTGCAAGGATTAATCCCcggtgtttggtctgttctacctttaataggaagtgcctgcaatgcaattgccagtttcacacttgcctgatctcaacgccggtgtccgcagacaccagggattgtactagggggtcAAGGCCTgcaatccccagcatgagatgacatcatctgatgctggcattgagcagattttactttcacatttgccactttaaaggccgattggcatccgattcctgggatcactggcaagtgtgaaagggatttAACACTTGAATAACTACATGCATGAGGGGGTATAGGAGGATGTGGGACTAAAGTAGGACAGCACATTGTTCAGCATGCACAagctgggcctgtttctgtgcgatAAAACTCTGACCCATGTGACAGTGAAACACTCACAGCATGAAGCTGCATACCTGACACATGTCTTGCATCAATATTGCGGACTGCTTCCAACTGTACTGAGAGATGGGGTTCTGGAATTTGATGTCGCAGAATATTCCATGGCTGACGTTTCCATTAATTCATGTCCAGTTATATTCAAGTATCCAGCATAACTATTCTTCACAGTTTTCCCATGGGTTTCTGGACTTTGATCTTCTGAAATTTTCTCTGTCCTAATAGATACTGGATTAAAAATGCTGTTTGACAACTCAGAAAGAACACTGTTGAACTCTTCATGCTCTAGGACTTTAAGTTTTATTTCACTACTAAGATCCACATTAGGCTCACATTCTTTCAGACTTTCTTCATCTCTGAAAGGCCATGTTGGCAGTGCAGTTAAACATTTGCCCTGGTTTATGAGTTCATGATTTTCATGTGTActgtttctcctttcattcatatTCATGCCAAGAAGAGTCATCTTTGATTTTCCAGCTTCATTTTCATTGTCCCCAGATGCACATTCGCCCAGCTTGTTGCTCATTTGCTCACTGCTGCTTTGAAGGTAAGATTTTGGGCTGCAGGGTTCCAGTGGCACTTTTAATAAAGTCGCATCCATCCATTTACCCATTTTGTCTTCATCAGTCAATAAATGGGATATCCCAGCTCTCTCCACCAACTTAGGTTCTCCAGACACTCCTCCAATTTTTTCTCCTTCATTGCACTGGTTATACAATCCATGTGGGTGAGATATTTCTCCATGAAACTGGCTCCCATTGACAGCTGAAGTGAAATCAAATTGGAAGTGATGTAACGTACTCAACTTGAGAATGCTCTCATTTAATTCCTCTTCACTGCCTGCAGTATACATTCCAAGTCTACTACATATCCCACACTCACAACCTAATCCATTCTCGGGCTCTTGAATTGGACAATGCATTTCTGTACATTCTTTGGAAGGAGACCAGAAACGTAAAATGGACTCGGTTGACATTTCAAAATCGTCTTTCATGTGAAATTCATCTTTGCGGAAAAAACTCTGATTCATTGTCTCTCTAGAACTCAGGCAGCAGAGAGCAGACGATTCCTTATCCACTGCATTTGTGCAGTCTTCAGCTGAGCTATTATTACAACTTAAGTTTCCAGGCAGGGACTTGGAAATGTTTGCAGAAGCAGTAAATTCACTTGCATGCTTATTATCTGCAGGAATTCTACTCTTGTTCATCTCTGGATGGAAGCTGTTCACAGACTGATTAGTCATGGTGGTAAACATGTCACCCAAGTGTATAGAAGAGTTGTTTTTGGAAGGAACAATATCCTGACTGGATAACTCAGTCACATGGTCTTCCTTTGAGCTTACTCCTAAATTTGTTCCAATTGATGGTAATCCTTTACCATTTATCAATTTTGCCTTTTGTTTCATTCGGCGAACAGAGaaattgcacacttttctgaaaTATCTCTGAAGCTCTTGACCATTGTTTCCCAAAGATCCTGAAATGATGCTATTTATAGAGGTCATGTCTTTGCAGTACTCCGAAAGCGAATATACAAATGTGATCCTAATCCCTGATGGCAGGCCCATTTCAGGAGTTTTGTGGGGTACCACAGCAGTGCGTCTACTTCGCGCCTCCTCTTGCACCAGACAACCCTTGTCAAGACATTCCTGCCCCACTGTCATACCAATGGGCTTTAATACATCATTACTGTTGTGAAGTAATGAATGAATACCCGATGCTGGAATTGTGCATGGTGATTTTCGAAGCACTCCTTGCGTTGAATGTGGAGGGGCTAAAGCAATACAATCGTCACAATTCAGTGTATCATCAGCTGATAAAACCTCAGCATTGCGCCAAGGAACTTCTCCCTGGGTAGAATTTGAATATCTAAAGCTTTCTTTTCTGTCAAGCAGTTTATTTTCATCACTGACCTGGACCAGTGAATTAGACATTCCCATTGTTTCAATGGCCTCCATAATTACATTTTGCGGAGCTGGATTCTGCTGCTTGCCAAACTTTATACATGAATCAAAATGCCTATCCATTATGTTCTTCTTATTTCTGACCATATTTACAGATATAACTGGCATTTTACTCAAAGATAAAATATTTGAGGTATTTCCTAAATGATTCCCATGCCAATCCCCACCCAAATCCACAGGTTGTTTGGAAGCAGTATTTATTCGAGTTAAGTGTGCCACTCCTACAGGGGATGAACTGACAGGTGAAGATGGCAGATGATTTTCTGTACCTGGTGGGGAACTGTCATTGTGCCATCTTACATCTTTGAATTGAATTGCAGCAGTGTGTTGATGCATTTTTATTTTGTCACTGGATGGATTATCAAGTAAATTTTCGCAGCCTTCTGTGCCAGCTTGAATTGAAGCAACAGCCAACTGAGTCTCTGTGTTTGAAGTCCCATTTGTCTTTGAAAGTAAACCATCTTCTACACTACTCAGTACAATTGCATTTTGATCACCCTTCACTTGAATATTAGACTGATGAAGAGAGCTTAATTGGTTCATTCCATTCAGTTTCAGTTTACCGACTGTGTTGTCATTGTGCAAAGGATCATCTAGTGCATTGAGCTTATATTGGGTTTCTCTCATGTTAAACATAGCATCAGTTGAACCATTTGTGCTTACTGTCCAATCAGTAGAATCCACTGAGTTTTGCTTTTCACTTTGTGGAATCGGTGGCAGACGTACGTCTGTGTTCTGCTGTAATTCTATACAGGAAATGTTATCTTGAAAAGACTTCTTGGTATTTACTTCTGCACTGGGAATCAATGATGTTGGAATTTCTGTACTTCCTCCTTCATTATTTTCTGGAATAATCCCAAGGGAACGTAAAATGAATTCTAAGGTATCTGATTCCTTTGCTAAAGATTCATCAGGATTTGATACCAAAGTTAGTTTCTCAGAAACTCGTTCTGGGGATGAATTACATATCTTACTGTCATTGATTGTACAAATGTCAGAAGCTGAGGACATTTTTCCTATGAGATGTCCTGCAGGAACGTCAATGCTGGCTTTGTAGTCTGATCCTGCATCACATGGGAAATGGTCTGACTGACCACTGGACAATATGGGAGTTGGTACGGGAGAAACTATGCCCCTATCCGGAAACTCTTTCAGAACTGAAAGATCACCCTTTTGGTCATTTAATCCTGCATTTGAGAAGTGGACCATTTTAGTGGCATCTTTTTGCACTCTACTTAACTCTTCAGATATGAAAGCCAGGTTTTTGTGGGAACTCGCTGAAGCTGGAGTGCAGTCACTGGCAGGGTATCCCCTTGTCTGCTGCTTTTTTGTGAtgctttgaggagatgatacaGCGTCCATTTTGCATGTAGGTTGTGGGTCCTTTGATCTTACACTTGAGCATTCTGGTACCATACCCACAGGCAAATTTGAGAAAACTGAATTCTTGACTTGATCAGTTGAGTCATGAAGTTTAAGCCTTATCAATGCCCAATCTGTTTTGTCTCCTAACTGTTTCAAGGGAGTTGATTCTTTCTCGTCTAACCTTTTTGGCAGAGCAACTTCAACTTCCTGCCTCTCGAAGGCTCTTGAATGTGAATGAGCGGAATGGTTCAATACATTAATGTATGACGCGTGCTCACCGTGCTCATTATCTGCAGCTTGGTTGCCATGAAATGACTGTACAGTACCAATAAATCCATTCATATGGTCCACTGCAGATGAGGATGGCTGAATGGTGGTGGAAGGGGCTTCCACCTTCTGACGTTTTGAATGATCATATGTTTTATTTATATATGAACCTTGCAACATATTATACAATGCTtcaatttcctttaaactttgtTCGTCATACTGAAAAGCATTTGTCTTCAGGTCTGGGGTGTCTGTCTGGTGAAGATCTGCAGCATTTCTGGTATCCATTAACTGTGCAAAATGATGACTGTTTCCGTTGTTTTGCTTTGATCCAAGGTCATTAGAATTAACAGATGACAAAGTTACCAGATTCTTGGTGCTGCAATTTAAACAGTTGAATGAATAACTTTCTAAATTGCAATCAGCTCCTAAATCCCCAAACTGGTTACTTGAATGGGAGGTGGTTGCATCATGTTGGCCAACAGAATGCTCCTTGTGAGGTTGGATAGATGGAGCAGCTTGTTCTGTCATTGGATGGAAATGTTGGTGTGAACCTTGATTTGGAAAAACAATATTGTTCATATTTTCACTCTGGGTAAAATTATTGCTCATTGACAGGACATTGCTCAAACCCATAAAATCTGAAAAAGCTTTTGGGTTTGTGGTCAAGGACGTAGGATTAACTTGTGCAATTTGTAAGTTCTTTCctttccactgagttcctctttcTTTCTGTAACCTCTGAGATACTGTTAAAGGATACGATTGACAGATCTCTTCACATCCATTCACTGAATTGACAGAGTTTTGAGGTGCTATACAAGACATGCTTTCTGCTGCATATTGGCAGGATTGCATCTTTGCAGGATTATGCTGTGCACCTAGCCTCTGACCAGGCTGTGAGGTTGTTCTCTTTCTTTCTATATACTCAAATGCAAAAATCAATGCTCTCAATTCTTTGCTTGTAAGTTCTGAAAGAAACTTCAATACATCAATAGGTTTTCTCTTCCTTGGATTTTGAGGGCTCTTTTGAGAGTAGGTGTCTGAAATGTTTTGCCTTCTGCAGCTGGATTTATAATCCAACCCATGATTTTGAACAGCCATGCCATTGCCCATCTGAGTGGCTATTGCCAAGACTGAAGTAGATCTAAAACAATCTGGGCTGGGCATCTGAGTAGGTTTATTGCCAATTGCAAGGGTTCCTTGCACATTCATAGGTGCTTCTTTGTGACGAAGTTTCATGAAATAATTTTGAGTTGGTTCTTGTGGAACTGTAATGCCTCCTCTTTGTAGCGCTTGTATCCTCTCTCCCTGTTGACCAGTTTCAAACATGTTGGGAGCAATCGACTCTTTGTAAGCTCCAATACAAGCATTTTGGGATGGTTCTAAATGATGATGGTGTGCATTGGAAGTTGGCCAATTAAACCTGTGGCTGGAAGATCCATAAATGGGCACTTGCTGGTAATTGGGTGTCTGCTTATTCCAGTAGCGTCCAGCTTGTTCAGCAGCAAACTGCGTCATTCCATCAGACCAACTTGGAGGTTGCTCTGAGGCAGGATACATCTTGCATTTGTGCAGAAGGGACCTGAGCTGAGTGACTCTGAAGCTCTTAGCACTCGCTTCCATTCCAGTGGAAGCAGGATTCTGATGCTGTGGGAAATTCCTTCCAGTTCGATGGGCATCTTGGTTCCAGTGGGTTGGCCAGTTTTGGGAAGGCACAAACTCTTGAGAAGTTTGAAAGGTGGATGGAATGGATTGCACTGATCGATGTTGAAAGGAGGTGGGCTGATTCCGAGTTGACGAAAACCTTGAATAAGCAGCTCTTTCAGATTGGGGGTCTCCAGTTGCAGTAGACATGAGCTTGGAAAGATGAAAACTAGAATTATAACAAGATGATGATAATTCATTTGGTGGATAGGGAAGTCGAACTGTTGCATCAGGTGGATTGATTGATGCTGGCACATTTAGAGAATAGGAAGATCCAGAGAGAGCCTTCCAAGGCAGGCAATTTGATGAAGGCATTTCATTAAAAGCCTGGGAGACTGGATTGTGGAAACCTTGGTGACCATAGTTGTCTGGAATACCACGTTGCATTTTTCATCCCTTGGATACACGTTATTCAGTGTTGTTCTATTCATTTATAATTAATTCCAGACCTGTAAAGaataaagttaaaatattaacCCAAACCTGAAGAGACTGcccaagattcaaaattcaagattattgGTCACATTTTTGTTTTTCTGTTATATTTTTCAATGTCAacctttcctttcctttctttttgaatattttagaaAATGAAGTTCACAAAACAAAAGAAACTTAAAGGATAGAAAGAAGCCAATTTCCCAATTAGTCTGTGTTGTTGACTGTCTCAAACAAGATTGCACATTTGAGGTTTATGTCTGAAACCTTGTAAATTCCTCTTAGTTAATGTTTGCCTAACTTTCTCAAATTATTTGCCGTGTCATCTACCATCATTTTTTTCATGTATAATTTCTAGAAACGGAGAATTTTAGACCaaggtctcaatgtggacaagacaaatgaggtaatcatggacttcaggacaaGGAATGACCACTACACATTAACAACTTTGTAGTAGAATGGAGAGCaacaggttccttggagttcacttaactagagaCTTATCATgcacattcaacatctcctcatttgtcaggaaggtgcaacagtgactgcacttcctgagaagactgaagtgggcaaagttattggccatcattatgtcaaccttctataggagcactGTCGAGAGCATCCTAgccagctgcattacagtgtggtacggttgccaCAGAAGTCGATCCACACGACCTTCCactaccctcccccacccatccatgGGTGTGatgtactgggattgttgtcttaaGAGggaatgcaaaatcattgaggaaccctTCAACCTTTCAGCTCCTCCtattggggaagagatgcaggagtaccaCCAGggtaaggaacagcttcttcccatgggcagtgaaaatgctgaatgactcaCACAAATCATCTAGGATTCTCGTTTATACAgaacactatttatttatttttatcgataaaatacttgtcctgcatgtgtattattttgtctgtatgagtgttatgtctggttgtgtgtctgcatgtattGTACCTAGGCCATGCAAATGCTGTttggtcaggttgtacttgtacaattagatgacaataaattttacttgacttgatttgactggaaataaaaaaataattctgaTATCCTGCCCGATGAATCTTTTGCTGATGAATTAGGAACTTTTCCAAATGCAACTTTGGTATAAGGTTATAACCTTGGTAAAACTCCGGAGTTTTTCCTGCACTTTTTCTCTCGCTCTGGCTTATACCCTGGCAGGTCAAGATAGTGGTTTTTTTAATTTGATTACTTGCAGTACTTATCATGGACAATAAGAATGGGCATCCAAGCTGGGGGTTGACTGGAATCAAATAAACTGGACTCCAATCCACCTGTTAAGGAAAAAAACTATTTATAATGCCATGTCCTGGGGATGTGGTGCAGAAGTCTGGGGTGACAAATGAGTTCATGAGAAAGAGTGGGGTGAAGTGCTGAGTGGTGAATCAATGGTACAGGAGTAAAATGAAGATTATGTTGAGGTGGAGCAGTTGGTGTAAGTTGGTTGGATGGTTGTTGATGgtgtaggggttaattggggAATAATGGGGGAATGTTGATGGT
Encoded proteins:
- the LOC138745818 gene encoding uncharacterized protein; amino-acid sequence: MQRGIPDNYGHQGFHNPVSQAFNEMPSSNCLPWKALSGSSYSLNVPASINPPDATVRLPYPPNELSSSCYNSSFHLSKLMSTATGDPQSERAAYSRFSSTRNQPTSFQHRSVQSIPSTFQTSQEFVPSQNWPTHWNQDAHRTGRNFPQHQNPASTGMEASAKSFRVTQLRSLLHKCKMYPASEQPPSWSDGMTQFAAEQAGRYWNKQTPNYQQVPIYGSSSHRFNWPTSNAHHHHLEPSQNACIGAYKESIAPNMFETGQQGERIQALQRGGITVPQEPTQNYFMKLRHKEAPMNVQGTLAIGNKPTQMPSPDCFRSTSVLAIATQMGNGMAVQNHGLDYKSSCRRQNISDTYSQKSPQNPRKRKPIDVLKFLSELTSKELRALIFAFEYIERKRTTSQPGQRLGAQHNPAKMQSCQYAAESMSCIAPQNSVNSVNGCEEICQSYPLTVSQRLQKERGTQWKGKNLQIAQVNPTSLTTNPKAFSDFMGLSNVLSMSNNFTQSENMNNIVFPNQGSHQHFHPMTEQAAPSIQPHKEHSVGQHDATTSHSSNQFGDLGADCNLESYSFNCLNCSTKNLVTLSSVNSNDLGSKQNNGNSHHFAQLMDTRNAADLHQTDTPDLKTNAFQYDEQSLKEIEALYNMLQGSYINKTYDHSKRQKVEAPSTTIQPSSSAVDHMNGFIGTVQSFHGNQAADNEHGEHASYINVLNHSAHSHSRAFERQEVEVALPKRLDEKESTPLKQLGDKTDWALIRLKLHDSTDQVKNSVFSNLPVGMVPECSSVRSKDPQPTCKMDAVSSPQSITKKQQTRGYPASDCTPASASSHKNLAFISEELSRVQKDATKMVHFSNAGLNDQKGDLSVLKEFPDRGIVSPVPTPILSSGQSDHFPCDAGSDYKASIDVPAGHLIGKMSSASDICTINDSKICNSSPERVSEKLTLVSNPDESLAKESDTLEFILRSLGIIPENNEGGSTEIPTSLIPSAEVNTKKSFQDNISCIELQQNTDVRLPPIPQSEKQNSVDSTDWTVSTNGSTDAMFNMRETQYKLNALDDPLHNDNTVGKLKLNGMNQLSSLHQSNIQVKGDQNAIVLSSVEDGLLSKTNGTSNTETQLAVASIQAGTEGCENLLDNPSSDKIKMHQHTAAIQFKDVRWHNDSSPPGTENHLPSSPVSSSPVGVAHLTRINTASKQPVDLGGDWHGNHLGNTSNILSLSKMPVISVNMVRNKKNIMDRHFDSCIKFGKQQNPAPQNVIMEAIETMGMSNSLVQVSDENKLLDRKESFRYSNSTQGEVPWRNAEVLSADDTLNCDDCIALAPPHSTQGVLRKSPCTIPASGIHSLLHNSNDVLKPIGMTVGQECLDKGCLVQEEARSRRTAVVPHKTPEMGLPSGIRITFVYSLSEYCKDMTSINSIISGSLGNNGQELQRYFRKVCNFSVRRMKQKAKLINGKGLPSIGTNLGVSSKEDHVTELSSQDIVPSKNNSSIHLGDMFTTMTNQSVNSFHPEMNKSRIPADNKHASEFTASANISKSLPGNLSCNNSSAEDCTNAVDKESSALCCLSSRETMNQSFFRKDEFHMKDDFEMSTESILRFWSPSKECTEMHCPIQEPENGLGCECGICSRLGMYTAGSEEELNESILKLSTLHHFQFDFTSAVNGSQFHGEISHPHGLYNQCNEGEKIGGVSGEPKLVERAGISHLLTDEDKMGKWMDATLLKVPLEPCSPKSYLQSSSEQMSNKLGECASGDNENEAGKSKMTLLGMNMNERRNSTHENHELINQGKCLTALPTWPFRDEESLKECEPNVDLSSEIKLKVLEHEEFNSVLSELSNSIFNPVSIRTEKISEDQSPETHGKTVKNSYAGYLNITGHELMETSAMEYSATSNSRTPSLSTVGSSPQY